The proteins below are encoded in one region of Spirochaetota bacterium:
- the ccsA gene encoding cytochrome c biogenesis protein CcsA — protein sequence MILIIIDALLMLLSLYCIFMWVPPASILGETSRIVYLHVPLAWVATLAFAVAGWAAIQYVRKKKIVYIHYARSSVHIGFFFCILTVITGSLWAKVMWGSYWNWDPRQTSIVLLLLMYIAYFSLHQIVTNPAQAPMLESVYLIIAFVASPFLIFVAPRMYPSLHPDPIINTGGQIHFDTDMRLVLILSVVSFTILYAIILRLFSRMMMLEYLLNEDKS from the coding sequence ATGATTTTAATAATAATTGATGCACTATTAATGCTTTTATCTTTGTATTGTATTTTCATGTGGGTACCGCCTGCATCCATACTGGGTGAAACCAGCAGGATTGTGTACCTTCATGTGCCATTGGCATGGGTTGCTACTCTTGCATTTGCTGTTGCAGGGTGGGCTGCAATACAGTATGTGCGGAAAAAGAAGATTGTATATATTCATTATGCACGAAGCTCAGTACATATTGGTTTTTTCTTTTGTATACTTACTGTAATAACAGGTTCACTGTGGGCAAAAGTTATGTGGGGAAGTTATTGGAACTGGGACCCCCGCCAAACTTCAATTGTGTTATTGCTGTTAATGTATATTGCCTATTTCAGTTTGCATCAGATAGTAACAAACCCTGCACAGGCGCCAATGCTTGAAAGTGTATATTTGATTATTGCATTTGTTGCATCACCCTTTTTGATATTTGTTGCTCCACGAATGTATCCATCATTGCATCCTGACCCCATAATAAATACAGGTGGACAAATACATTTTGATACTGATATGCGACTGGTTTTAATTTTATCGGTGGTGTCATTTACCATATTGTATGCTATCATACTACGTTTGTTTTCAAGGATGATGATGCTAGAATATTTACTAAATGAGGATAAATCATGA
- a CDS encoding cytochrome c maturation protein CcmE, whose product MKKSSIVIIVIIVVSACVALFSFKGLLTPYVPFEEAKSGSAYVQVIGNLVKSIPVVNTPEGFAFYIEDEHSQRLHIIHRGSKPLNFEHATSVVAIGRFNKDTHIFEADKILVKCPSKYTRENK is encoded by the coding sequence ATGAAAAAAAGTAGTATTGTAATCATTGTGATTATTGTAGTAAGTGCGTGTGTGGCGCTCTTTTCATTCAAGGGACTTTTAACACCGTATGTACCATTTGAAGAGGCAAAAAGTGGTTCTGCATACGTACAGGTCATTGGGAATTTAGTAAAATCAATACCTGTTGTAAATACTCCGGAAGGATTTGCATTTTACATTGAAGATGAACATTCACAGCGCTTGCACATTATTCACAGGGGTTCAAAACCGCTTAATTTTGAACATGCAACAAGTGTTGTTGCAATTGGCAGATTTAACAAAGATACACACATCTTTGAAGCTGATAAAATTTTAGTTAAATGCCCTTCAAAATATACCAGGGAGAATAAATAA
- a CDS encoding CcmD family protein, with protein sequence MKNFYLVTIAHAITGIEQTTVLFTVSVVVWLGIVCYLILLHTKVNKLEKRLNEKK encoded by the coding sequence ATGAAGAATTTTTATCTGGTAACTATCGCTCATGCAATCACAGGTATTGAACAAACTACGGTGCTATTTACAGTTTCGGTGGTGGTATGGCTGGGAATTGTATGTTATTTAATACTTCTTCATACTAAAGTAAACAAATTAGAAAAGAGGCTCAATGAAAAAAAGTAG
- the ccsA gene encoding cytochrome c biogenesis protein CcsA, whose product MYSIVYHLPWLSAVLVAASLVFSVQSFKKGSLLKLAKYFYISATAVVGIMLGILIAGFIANWFEFTYVYNHSSVDLPLVYRIAALWAGQEGSFVLWAFFIMCTGIAVLQKKDNYEVVRLTLVGLVSLIFIVHIVNNNPFTLVWNTVTGFTPGVRPADGNGLNPLLQDFWMVIHPPVMFLGYAVAAVPFVYALIALIYNNYSVLLSSYRFVVATVLLLGAGNFLGGYWAYKVLGWGGYWGWDPVENSSLIPWLTSIALLHGLLLQKWHSALIRCNLVLAIVTFILILFGTFLTRSGILSDFSVHSFSGAGHFTDLLFFIVTIIMVSIGLLFYRKNEAKGKELSTSVLSRDNVLVYGIAVLVFFAAFVCIGTCMPLITDMLGQSSTVQQTYYTSIARPIAFLVVLLLILVPFIKPPKVTRAVVIGICAVLASSIIYIGHRITIIPFALMTLSFIVIFSNIKGFLPHIPVGLPARIAHIGVAVMIVGIITSYTQSLEHHVEISRGEKKSIPPVTLQLLGMTQEAEKTSIVFNYEYGNSSYVIQTPYFIDTRTNQLFREPYIDYSIGYDVYISPVEYIRGHDKLTQVMVSKGAVQQFVDLTIRFDGFDIDRAAMMQGNAKVYAECMVVYKGTRYTVKPGVQFANNNKQSIPAIIPGTDRTVTLMDFDIHEKIIVLHIDPPRNATVPADSVIVDISFKRLVWLVWLGTLLIGVGTAIPLFKRQ is encoded by the coding sequence ATGTATTCTATAGTATATCACTTACCATGGCTTAGTGCTGTACTTGTGGCAGCATCACTTGTATTCTCAGTACAATCCTTTAAAAAGGGATCATTATTGAAACTTGCAAAATATTTTTACATCAGTGCAACTGCTGTTGTGGGAATAATGCTTGGAATACTGATTGCTGGCTTTATTGCCAACTGGTTTGAATTTACCTATGTATATAACCATTCTTCAGTTGATTTGCCACTGGTATACAGGATTGCAGCACTGTGGGCAGGTCAGGAGGGCTCATTTGTACTGTGGGCTTTTTTTATTATGTGTACTGGTATTGCAGTATTACAAAAAAAGGATAACTATGAAGTAGTGAGGCTTACACTTGTAGGGCTGGTATCGCTTATATTTATTGTGCACATTGTTAATAATAATCCATTTACACTTGTGTGGAATACGGTTACCGGTTTTACACCGGGAGTAAGACCTGCCGATGGTAATGGTCTAAACCCACTATTGCAGGATTTTTGGATGGTGATTCATCCGCCGGTTATGTTTTTGGGGTATGCAGTTGCTGCGGTACCATTTGTCTATGCGCTGATAGCACTTATATACAATAACTACTCTGTTTTGCTTTCCTCTTATCGCTTTGTTGTTGCAACGGTTTTATTGCTTGGTGCAGGGAATTTTTTAGGTGGCTATTGGGCATATAAAGTACTTGGCTGGGGAGGATATTGGGGATGGGATCCTGTTGAAAACTCCTCACTGATACCATGGCTAACGAGCATTGCACTTTTACATGGATTATTGCTGCAGAAATGGCATTCTGCGCTTATTCGTTGTAATCTTGTTTTGGCGATAGTTACTTTTATATTGATACTATTTGGTACGTTTTTAACCCGCAGCGGAATCCTTTCCGATTTTTCGGTGCATTCATTCAGTGGTGCCGGGCATTTTACTGATCTGCTTTTTTTTATTGTTACTATCATAATGGTAAGCATAGGTTTGCTGTTTTACCGCAAGAATGAAGCAAAGGGAAAAGAGCTGAGCACGAGTGTACTATCACGGGACAATGTACTTGTGTACGGTATTGCTGTGTTAGTATTTTTTGCTGCATTCGTTTGTATTGGCACCTGTATGCCTCTTATCACTGATATGTTAGGTCAATCATCAACGGTTCAACAAACATACTATACCAGCATTGCAAGGCCAATTGCATTTTTAGTAGTACTATTGCTCATACTGGTACCATTTATTAAACCACCAAAAGTTACTAGGGCAGTAGTAATTGGCATATGTGCTGTATTGGCATCCAGCATTATTTACATTGGTCATAGGATTACAATTATCCCATTTGCATTGATGACATTATCGTTTATTGTAATATTTTCTAATATCAAAGGTTTTTTACCACATATTCCTGTTGGTCTGCCAGCACGGATTGCACATATTGGAGTTGCTGTTATGATAGTGGGTATTATTACCTCATACACACAATCTCTTGAGCATCATGTAGAGATAAGCCGGGGCGAGAAAAAGTCAATTCCTCCGGTAACATTGCAGCTGTTAGGGATGACACAAGAAGCTGAAAAGACTAGCATTGTATTTAACTATGAATATGGTAACTCGTCGTATGTGATACAGACTCCGTATTTTATTGATACACGTACAAACCAGCTGTTCAGAGAACCTTACATTGATTATTCTATTGGATATGATGTGTATATATCGCCGGTTGAATATATTCGTGGTCATGACAAGCTCACGCAAGTTATGGTGTCAAAGGGTGCTGTACAGCAGTTTGTTGATCTTACAATTCGCTTTGATGGTTTTGATATTGACCGTGCGGCAATGATGCAGGGGAATGCCAAAGTATATGCTGAGTGTATGGTTGTGTATAAGGGAACACGATACACGGTGAAGCCAGGAGTTCAGTTTGCTAACAATAACAAACAATCTATCCCAGCGATTATACCGGGTACTGATCGCACTGTTACATTAATGGACTTTGATATACATGAAAAAATAATTGTGCTTCATATTGATCCACCACGCAATGCAACTGTACCTGCAGATTCTGTTATTGTTGATATATCATTTAAACGTTTAGTATGGCTTGTGTGGCTTGGAACACTGCTTATAGGTGTTGGTACAGCAATACCACTATTTAAGCGACAATGA
- a CDS encoding heme exporter protein CcmB yields the protein MIKAILRNIVKDIQIDFRSRIVISLILSFSVIVTVSIGFASGGIAGTPVVHSILLWVIIFFSGMNTLSHIFYREIEEGTALFNLMYYSAEIIFVSKLLINCIVMVAVAIVTGLLYLFVMDVFVFNVRDFALVLLTGSVALAVCTTIIAAITAIAQARGGLFTILSFPITLPIITVVIKTTSQCFSKVIFSSYSAILFLLAFSVLLGVVSYMLFPHIWRQF from the coding sequence TTGATAAAAGCAATTTTGCGTAATATTGTAAAAGATATCCAGATTGATTTTAGAAGTAGAATTGTTATTTCGCTTATACTTTCGTTCAGTGTTATTGTGACAGTATCAATTGGATTTGCTTCAGGAGGTATTGCTGGCACCCCAGTGGTACATTCCATACTGTTGTGGGTTATTATATTCTTTTCTGGTATGAATACTTTGTCACATATATTTTATAGGGAAATAGAAGAAGGAACAGCGTTATTCAATCTTATGTACTACAGTGCTGAAATTATATTTGTATCCAAACTACTAATAAACTGTATAGTTATGGTTGCAGTTGCCATTGTTACAGGATTGCTGTATCTATTTGTTATGGATGTTTTTGTATTTAACGTGAGGGATTTTGCACTGGTACTTTTGACAGGAAGCGTGGCGTTGGCAGTATGTACCACCATCATTGCGGCAATAACAGCAATTGCACAAGCTCGTGGAGGACTTTTTACCATATTATCTTTTCCTATTACCCTCCCAATTATAACTGTGGTAATAAAAACAACATCACAGTGCTTTTCAAAAGTGATTTTTTCTTCTTATAGCGCTATACTTTTTCTACTTGCATTTTCGGTATTGCTTGGGGTGGTATCATATATGCTGTTTCCCCATATATGGCGACAGTTTTAA
- a CDS encoding ABC transporter ATP-binding protein, with translation MITIKAFNLTKRYTHTLFKGITFELTQGQSLAIMGPNGSGKSTLLKIIGTIVLPDSGYVEYYNGHKRINSDVCRRHVGIVAPYIQCYNNLTAIENIMFAFGSVNDATVELLKRLDIYKHKDKVLHEYSTGMVQRCKIAMALAKKPDVVLLDEPGSNLDDAAKKILFEMIEEIKPFTVIIIATNDSREANLCHRSIVLDKSNFA, from the coding sequence GTGATAACAATAAAAGCTTTTAATCTTACAAAACGATACACTCATACCTTGTTTAAAGGTATTACCTTTGAGCTTACACAAGGGCAATCACTTGCCATAATGGGTCCAAACGGCAGTGGAAAATCAACGTTGCTTAAAATTATTGGCACTATTGTGCTACCTGATAGCGGCTATGTGGAATATTACAATGGTCACAAAAGAATCAATAGTGATGTATGTAGACGGCATGTAGGTATTGTTGCACCCTATATACAATGTTACAACAATCTGACAGCAATAGAGAATATTATGTTTGCATTTGGCTCTGTAAATGATGCCACTGTAGAGCTTTTAAAGCGTCTGGATATTTACAAGCATAAAGATAAAGTTTTGCATGAATACTCAACTGGCATGGTGCAACGCTGTAAGATAGCGATGGCACTGGCAAAAAAGCCGGATGTAGTATTGCTTGATGAACCGGGATCAAACTTAGATGATGCTGCAAAAAAAATCCTTTTTGAAATGATTGAGGAAATAAAACCCTTCACCGTTATCATAATTGCAACAAATGACAGCAGGGAAGCAAATCTTTGCCATAGGAGTATTGTGCTTGATAAAAGCAATTTTGCGTAA
- a CDS encoding cytochrome c family protein, with protein sequence MKSKVIILIIIITLTGYAFFVGCQSTPHYKLAQFINPATCGGCHDEIYEQWKNSMHNLAQKDIIYKEFAAFYLNDIKKQNTVNKDELEEAESCVKCHIPVGYITGKPLTVTEELAIEKDLPEITKEGIQCDYCHVIVDAKKNYNAHFTYKPGNGEADPGVKRGPFKDSNPDWHQAAYSKFHTQAAFCGTCHDVRHVVYGTKLETTFEEWSKSPYNTGDEKTTVPCQGCHMYHRPGVPATGSTPRPNNPGFAAFGGPQRDHIFTHYFVGGNSVIPGLFNDKVKGQMAQERLKNAASIIIDARDLSSGTIAVTVTNTGAGHKLPTGLTDVRQMWLEIIIVNQYGKEVYAIGKADKRGYLPDNTIIFKTIFGDGTGKPVANIAKAKEILFDNRILPKESVTNTIILPKGLKGRYTINARLLYRLADQKTVDDIMKDKAIKLPIIEMATAKKDIQL encoded by the coding sequence ATGAAGTCAAAGGTAATAATTTTAATTATCATTATTACATTAACAGGGTATGCATTCTTTGTAGGCTGTCAATCCACACCACATTACAAATTGGCTCAATTTATTAACCCGGCAACTTGCGGTGGGTGCCATGATGAAATTTATGAGCAGTGGAAAAATTCCATGCATAACCTTGCACAAAAGGATATCATTTATAAAGAGTTTGCTGCATTTTATTTGAATGATATAAAAAAACAAAATACTGTTAACAAAGATGAACTGGAAGAGGCAGAAAGCTGCGTGAAATGCCATATACCGGTAGGGTATATCACAGGAAAACCCCTTACAGTGACTGAAGAGCTTGCAATAGAAAAAGATTTGCCTGAAATCACAAAAGAAGGCATACAGTGCGATTATTGCCATGTCATTGTTGATGCAAAGAAAAACTATAATGCTCATTTTACTTATAAGCCGGGCAATGGTGAAGCTGACCCTGGTGTAAAACGTGGGCCGTTTAAGGATTCAAACCCTGATTGGCATCAGGCCGCATATTCAAAATTCCATACACAGGCTGCATTTTGCGGCACCTGCCATGATGTGCGCCATGTTGTGTATGGCACAAAGCTTGAAACCACCTTTGAGGAGTGGAGTAAAAGCCCCTACAATACCGGTGATGAAAAAACAACTGTTCCCTGTCAGGGCTGCCATATGTACCACAGGCCAGGAGTGCCAGCTACCGGTTCCACACCACGTCCCAACAATCCTGGCTTTGCTGCTTTTGGGGGCCCACAGCGCGATCATATTTTTACGCACTATTTTGTAGGCGGCAACAGTGTAATTCCAGGATTATTTAATGATAAAGTCAAAGGCCAAATGGCCCAGGAGCGTTTAAAGAATGCAGCTTCCATTATCATTGATGCGCGCGATCTTTCATCAGGAACTATCGCCGTCACAGTTACCAATACAGGTGCTGGACACAAACTTCCCACAGGGCTTACTGATGTACGGCAGATGTGGCTAGAAATAATTATTGTGAATCAATACGGTAAAGAGGTCTATGCAATAGGAAAAGCTGATAAAAGGGGCTATCTGCCTGATAATACTATAATCTTTAAAACAATATTTGGTGATGGCACCGGAAAACCAGTGGCAAACATAGCAAAAGCAAAGGAAATACTGTTTGATAACCGTATTTTGCCAAAGGAATCAGTTACCAATACGATAATACTTCCAAAAGGATTGAAGGGTAGATATACAATTAATGCACGATTGCTGTACCGATTGGCTGATCAGAAAACGGTGGATGATATTATGAAAGACAAGGCTATAAAATTACCAATCATAGAAATGGCAACTGCCAAAAAGGATATACAACTGTAG
- the smpB gene encoding SsrA-binding protein SmpB, with the protein MKEEKEIVVNKKARFEYEILDTLEAGIVLKGTEVKSLRQKKVNIQDSYARIKDGEAFLYGMNISPYEAGNIFNHDPLRVRKLLLHKQEIKRLTGKQQEKGLTLVPLKLYWKNGKVKVLLGLARGKTQYDKRHDIKKRESDRELQRYKRMR; encoded by the coding sequence ATGAAAGAGGAAAAAGAAATAGTAGTCAACAAAAAAGCACGCTTTGAGTATGAGATACTTGATACATTAGAAGCAGGCATAGTGTTAAAAGGGACTGAAGTAAAATCACTGCGGCAAAAAAAAGTGAACATACAGGATTCTTATGCTCGTATTAAGGATGGCGAAGCGTTCCTGTATGGTATGAATATATCACCCTATGAAGCGGGTAATATCTTTAATCACGACCCGTTGAGAGTACGTAAACTATTGCTGCACAAACAGGAAATAAAGCGTTTGACAGGCAAACAACAGGAAAAAGGTCTCACGCTTGTTCCGCTGAAGCTGTACTGGAAAAATGGAAAAGTAAAAGTATTACTGGGACTTGCTCGAGGCAAAACCCAGTATGACAAACGACATGATATAAAGAAGCGTGAATCTGATAGAGAATTACAGCGGTACAAACGAATGCGTTGA